The following coding sequences lie in one Fibrobacter sp. genomic window:
- a CDS encoding fibro-slime domain-containing protein, with translation MSKRFSISGLGNVFGKVLPVLLVTVGAFSGTADAQCAGTVRFKPPTSWTQAYFGTRNCSAAEAGHATTLDADGYFTFDLSGIGHQENGATSFSILSSVTQGSISMISRTAWETSVGAGEAPQNALTNNAVFACPGAGNTIFIAQDPLSATPKTYMGTVPPSAKYLYVLTPDDKEWQSDNMMVSANGGAGVQMTTAPDMCGWMMMVFEESKVPDEVLVYLKNKPDEKLGATGLWGNEAEPTPLPLKSILEALGTDRLYFIPDDSQWPEGMEDAQGLFVTDPGVSGVCSFDLAAIIYDSDVSVNDLFSEYQGISSSRATNCVGVHHGIVQDQLGTDDKPHLNMSGSNGPTCFTSEADFATLFNYSPGKNEVVCYNMPFSRAADGRWAFDSDHVKNGTVIGGFSPREDETPTTAGNDVITSISPQKCPACRTKRNAEGPVTYTVEYPGITNLDYLCNGPGWSGGVDCEGMFISDDAGYVKWNWDQGAGGGGRWGSQTRNQHFCFESHATFTYSEDQEFTFRGDDDIWVFINKRLAVDNGGAHLAAPGHVVLKNLNTTYGAGFLVPGQDYSLDIFFCDRRTTMSNVIIKTNMFIKQTSGLNANGKKNSDGTTSYSVCYDKSGDGSCASVALGQAGGGDGGTVHACDEAIKQYGTLKYKITTRAGQEIATLEAKTGWQYGGIDVGNPFKPIVNTDKINGLAPGSYRLVIDFYDLSGNLDEKARTYINFRIKGNLDVMTQTSTYTVNAGDEKSPFYASGSKWTFVGEGLAGSRVPVYVSAFADGGVDLLSAVGQKYTLVLDKGMTAYATKTGETPITWPKTIGESGIDTIWIYQGLDGLTTNPEEKTVSLKSQAKIKFYAPRLDFAEPVTVDSTGKVTAWKHPIAGDPDSLDGDEYFHWIGSDVDLYVLIVNPATNEICTDCQMTLTMTDASAGVTMPGDAISLGDGAYVISIRSRKEYMDSTAYITISTAEDAKGLSLSSYTNLRFRKPPVPFPQLVDMFDVRGASLGAISIPEPYYSQSKEYLDGKGDSIVIHYDRPFVPNPQGDYKDSLPFLICIDWDENVYEEINFVEKGFSKTKKDTAVACSYMIDSVTIYNTFMAKYKANGNKSDSVLSFVSDSTFSSLVKTYGRGKVLNFATYEDRKKITKGHFDGSITDRMAPVIVSARVDNFSEQLNRLTVTLSEPVKMIDETNSKAPFTFYMNSATEVAEAARYASPTANAAPGGLGSEKLTLVFDKTQSTKNPTPRLGDFIRFRADSWMWSDTANVSSDVAQRVAGDSAMHWNSPTDYNSTKRLPSPWVTIVGDYSVEVSAIKLATMNKDIDAKNTPAVEVFTIPTTMGKDEIAALYPNTLGFIVKSDMASFMSKDSVTEKFFNEHPEALADVYFQYDVKYYTNLGTYVAGQSDKIYCLDSKNEEKYHKQYFGGKDCRSTQGNFYIAWNMLSDKKRLVGTGAYIAKLSSFVKLAQLGKAKSSKAEETDMWGAKRGKGIVK, from the coding sequence ATGTCAAAAAGATTTTCCATATCGGGATTAGGGAACGTGTTTGGAAAGGTCTTACCGGTACTGCTGGTCACTGTAGGTGCGTTTAGCGGCACTGCAGACGCTCAGTGCGCGGGAACAGTGCGCTTTAAGCCCCCTACTAGTTGGACTCAGGCGTATTTTGGTACACGAAATTGTTCTGCAGCAGAAGCTGGTCATGCCACTACCCTAGATGCAGATGGATACTTTACGTTTGACTTGAGCGGTATCGGCCACCAGGAAAACGGTGCGACTAGCTTCAGTATTCTCAGCAGTGTTACGCAGGGTAGCATTTCCATGATATCTAGAACTGCATGGGAAACGTCAGTCGGTGCTGGCGAGGCTCCTCAGAACGCTCTTACGAACAATGCTGTTTTTGCCTGCCCGGGTGCTGGCAATACCATCTTCATTGCACAGGATCCTTTGAGCGCCACGCCTAAGACCTATATGGGTACGGTTCCGCCTTCTGCCAAGTATCTCTACGTGCTTACTCCCGACGACAAGGAGTGGCAGTCCGACAACATGATGGTCAGTGCCAACGGTGGCGCTGGTGTGCAGATGACGACGGCCCCGGATATGTGCGGCTGGATGATGATGGTCTTTGAAGAGAGCAAGGTCCCCGACGAAGTGCTAGTGTACCTCAAGAATAAGCCCGATGAGAAGCTTGGCGCCACGGGCTTGTGGGGCAACGAAGCTGAACCGACTCCTTTGCCACTGAAATCCATTTTGGAAGCCCTTGGAACGGACAGGTTGTATTTTATCCCGGACGATTCACAATGGCCTGAGGGTATGGAAGATGCCCAGGGCCTGTTTGTGACGGACCCCGGCGTAAGCGGTGTCTGCTCCTTCGACCTTGCTGCTATTATCTATGACTCTGATGTGAGCGTGAATGACCTATTCTCGGAGTACCAGGGTATTTCAAGTTCGCGGGCGACAAATTGTGTTGGCGTGCATCATGGTATTGTCCAGGATCAGTTAGGCACCGACGACAAACCTCACCTTAACATGAGTGGGTCCAATGGACCGACTTGCTTCACCAGTGAAGCTGATTTTGCAACGCTGTTCAATTATTCTCCAGGCAAGAACGAGGTGGTGTGCTACAACATGCCTTTCTCCCGTGCCGCCGATGGCCGTTGGGCGTTTGATTCCGACCATGTTAAGAATGGAACCGTCATAGGAGGCTTTTCTCCCCGTGAAGACGAAACTCCGACTACCGCCGGTAATGACGTGATTACCTCCATAAGTCCGCAAAAGTGCCCGGCGTGCCGTACAAAGCGCAATGCCGAAGGCCCTGTGACGTATACGGTTGAATATCCGGGAATCACGAACCTCGACTACCTGTGCAACGGCCCTGGCTGGTCTGGCGGTGTGGATTGCGAAGGCATGTTCATCTCTGATGATGCCGGCTACGTTAAATGGAACTGGGACCAGGGTGCAGGTGGTGGTGGCCGCTGGGGTAGCCAAACCCGTAACCAGCACTTCTGCTTTGAATCCCATGCCACCTTCACCTACAGTGAAGATCAGGAATTCACCTTCCGTGGTGACGACGACATCTGGGTGTTCATCAACAAGAGGCTTGCCGTGGATAACGGCGGTGCACACCTTGCCGCTCCGGGGCATGTGGTGCTGAAAAACTTGAACACCACGTATGGTGCCGGCTTCCTGGTCCCTGGACAAGACTACTCCTTGGATATTTTCTTCTGCGACCGCAGAACCACCATGAGTAACGTGATTATCAAGACCAACATGTTCATCAAGCAGACCAGCGGCTTGAACGCCAATGGTAAAAAGAATTCTGACGGTACGACGAGTTATAGCGTCTGCTACGACAAGAGCGGTGATGGCTCCTGTGCCTCTGTAGCTCTTGGCCAGGCTGGTGGTGGCGATGGTGGAACTGTCCATGCCTGCGACGAGGCTATCAAGCAGTATGGTACCTTGAAGTACAAGATTACTACTAGGGCAGGTCAGGAAATTGCAACTCTTGAGGCGAAAACTGGCTGGCAGTATGGCGGTATCGATGTCGGTAACCCGTTCAAGCCCATTGTGAATACCGATAAGATTAACGGACTGGCTCCGGGTAGCTACCGCCTGGTGATTGATTTCTACGATTTGAGTGGAAATCTTGACGAAAAGGCTCGTACCTACATCAACTTCCGCATCAAGGGTAACCTGGATGTGATGACCCAGACCTCTACCTATACGGTGAATGCCGGCGACGAAAAGAGCCCCTTCTATGCGTCGGGCTCCAAGTGGACCTTCGTAGGCGAGGGCCTGGCTGGTAGCCGCGTGCCGGTGTATGTATCTGCCTTTGCCGATGGCGGCGTAGACCTGCTGAGTGCTGTTGGCCAGAAGTACACTCTGGTGCTGGACAAGGGCATGACAGCCTATGCCACCAAGACCGGAGAAACGCCCATAACCTGGCCCAAGACCATTGGTGAATCGGGTATTGATACCATTTGGATTTATCAAGGACTGGATGGCCTGACGACAAACCCCGAAGAAAAGACGGTGTCCTTGAAGTCCCAGGCCAAGATCAAGTTCTATGCTCCGCGCTTGGACTTTGCCGAACCGGTGACCGTTGATTCTACTGGAAAGGTGACGGCCTGGAAACACCCGATTGCGGGTGACCCGGATAGCTTGGACGGCGACGAATACTTCCACTGGATTGGTTCCGATGTGGATCTGTATGTGTTGATTGTGAACCCGGCTACCAATGAGATTTGCACGGATTGCCAGATGACTCTGACTATGACTGATGCTTCTGCCGGTGTGACTATGCCTGGCGATGCCATTTCTCTCGGCGACGGTGCCTATGTGATTTCTATTCGTTCCCGCAAGGAATATATGGATTCCACGGCTTATATCACGATTTCGACTGCCGAAGATGCCAAGGGCCTGAGCCTGTCCTCTTATACCAACCTGCGTTTCCGCAAGCCGCCGGTACCGTTCCCGCAGCTGGTGGATATGTTCGACGTCCGTGGTGCTTCTTTGGGCGCCATCAGCATTCCTGAACCCTATTACTCGCAGTCCAAGGAGTACCTGGACGGTAAGGGCGACTCTATCGTTATCCACTACGACAGGCCTTTCGTTCCGAACCCCCAGGGTGATTACAAGGACTCCTTGCCGTTCTTGATATGTATCGACTGGGATGAAAACGTTTACGAAGAAATAAACTTTGTGGAGAAGGGATTCTCCAAGACCAAGAAGGATACCGCCGTGGCGTGCTCCTACATGATCGACTCCGTGACAATCTACAATACTTTCATGGCCAAGTACAAGGCTAACGGCAACAAGAGTGACAGCGTTCTTTCCTTTGTTTCGGATTCTACCTTCTCGTCTCTGGTAAAGACATACGGCCGCGGAAAGGTTCTGAACTTTGCCACCTACGAAGACCGTAAGAAGATTACCAAGGGCCACTTCGACGGTAGCATTACCGACCGTATGGCTCCCGTGATTGTTTCTGCTCGTGTGGACAACTTCTCTGAACAGCTGAACCGTTTGACGGTGACGCTCTCAGAACCGGTAAAGATGATTGACGAAACCAATAGCAAGGCTCCCTTCACCTTCTATATGAACTCTGCGACGGAAGTGGCCGAGGCGGCCCGTTATGCTTCGCCTACGGCTAACGCAGCCCCCGGCGGACTTGGTTCCGAAAAGCTGACCTTGGTGTTCGACAAGACCCAGAGCACCAAGAACCCCACACCGCGTCTGGGAGACTTTATCCGTTTCCGCGCCGATTCCTGGATGTGGAGTGATACAGCTAATGTTTCAAGTGATGTTGCCCAGCGTGTTGCTGGTGATAGCGCCATGCACTGGAATTCTCCCACGGACTACAACTCCACCAAGAGACTTCCGTCTCCTTGGGTGACCATCGTGGGCGACTACTCCGTAGAAGTGTCGGCTATCAAGCTTGCTACCATGAACAAGGATATCGACGCCAAGAATACGCCTGCTGTGGAGGTGTTCACGATTCCTACCACTATGGGTAAGGACGAAATTGCGGCTCTGTATCCTAACACCTTAGGCTTTATCGTGAAGTCTGACATGGCATCGTTCATGAGCAAGGACTCTGTGACGGAGAAGTTCTTCAACGAACACCCAGAAGCCTTGGCTGATGTGTACTTCCAGTACGATGTAAAGTACTATACTAACTTGGGTACGTACGTTGCTGGCCAGAGCGACAAGATTTACTGCTTGGACAGCAAGAACGAAGAAAAGTATCACAAGCAGTACTTCGGAGGCAAGGATTGCCGCTCTACCCAAGGAAACTTCTACATTGCTTGGAATATGCTTTCCGATAAGAAGCGCCTGGTGGGTACCGGTGCCTATATCGCGAAGCTTTCCTCCTTCGTGAAACTTGCTCAGCTTGGCAAGGCCAAGTCCAGTAAGGCCGAAGAGACCGACATGTGGGGCGCCAAGCGCGGCAAGGGTATTGTGAAGTAA
- a CDS encoding Rpn family recombination-promoting nuclease/putative transposase → MRKNRQRKTKPVRKRPIPESLQGQVYLDPRYDTGFKELFDSESALKDFLDGVLQLEGDDKIKNLTFTFDKTITMRSARSKKVILDIFATTGTGRFIDIEMQKAEHDFFTDRAVLYKAFLIIKGKQEMERTKEFQALPRDIRESKRYELPETVSIWICDFDSGDYGNDEYIDEWALYSRNALKKGSAAPVFGKNKYIMISLPKFKKSESEVSGSVDAWLYLLNHAGDGKELPHFGNEILEEALERIRVDNADDELLTRQEKDMVTREEIDTIIASGIRRGTEKACAEACEKASAEGLAKGLAKGLAKGIDILESLGVPANLIEKARKIAAEKAKESPSKP, encoded by the coding sequence ATGAGAAAAAACAGGCAAAGAAAAACCAAACCCGTCCGCAAGAGACCTATCCCCGAATCGCTACAGGGTCAAGTCTATCTGGACCCTAGATACGATACGGGCTTCAAGGAACTCTTTGACAGCGAAAGCGCCCTCAAGGATTTTCTGGACGGAGTCCTGCAACTGGAAGGCGACGACAAAATCAAGAACCTCACCTTCACCTTCGACAAGACCATAACGATGCGTTCTGCCCGCAGCAAGAAGGTAATCCTGGATATCTTCGCCACCACGGGCACAGGACGCTTTATCGACATAGAGATGCAGAAGGCCGAACACGACTTCTTTACCGACAGGGCTGTTCTTTACAAGGCTTTCTTGATTATCAAGGGCAAGCAGGAGATGGAACGGACCAAGGAGTTCCAGGCACTTCCCAGGGATATACGAGAAAGCAAGCGGTACGAGCTTCCGGAAACGGTCTCCATCTGGATTTGCGACTTTGACTCGGGCGACTACGGTAATGATGAATACATAGACGAATGGGCGCTATATAGTCGCAATGCGCTAAAAAAAGGCAGTGCGGCACCCGTTTTCGGGAAAAATAAGTATATTATGATTAGTCTGCCCAAGTTCAAGAAATCCGAAAGCGAAGTCTCAGGATCCGTGGACGCTTGGCTGTACCTGCTGAACCACGCCGGCGATGGCAAGGAACTGCCGCATTTTGGCAACGAGATTCTGGAGGAGGCCCTGGAACGCATCCGGGTGGACAACGCAGACGACGAACTCTTGACGAGGCAGGAGAAGGACATGGTAACGCGGGAAGAGATAGATACGATTATTGCCAGCGGCATACGTCGTGGCACGGAAAAAGCCTGTGCCGAAGCCTGTGAGAAAGCTAGTGCCGAAGGCCTTGCCAAAGGTCTTGCCAAAGGTCTTGCCAAAGGAATCGACATTCTGGAGTCCCTTGGCGTGCCGGCCAACCTAATCGAAAAAGCTCGGAAAATCGCAGCGGAAAAGGCCAAGGAATCTCCTAGCAAACCGTAG